Part of the Pseudarthrobacter sp. NBSH8 genome is shown below.
GGCCACCAGGAGGGGGACGAACGTGAAAACGAACCCGTAGAACATCCCCACCAGGATGCCTGCCCCGAGGTTGCCCTGGACCTGGTTGCGGATGACATTCGCCCACCAGACCGGGAGGATCGCCGCAAAGGCAAAGTAGGCGGCAGTGAGGACCACCAGCGCCACCACAACGAGGATGATCCGCGCAGCCCAGTTCGCCTGTTTCGCGGGCGATTCCTGTGAGTGTGTTCTCATGCGTCTCATCATGTCAGAATCCTCCTCGAACGCCCGTGGAGTTGTGCCTATACTTTCAGCGGCGGCTTGTTTTCCAGGCCCCGTTGACATTGGTGATTGACCCGATGAAAGGCCCCTGATGAGCAACATTCCCGAAGACCTGTCCTACACTGCCGAGCACGAGTGGGTATCCGCACCGAGCGCCGACGGCGTGGTCCGGGTGGGCATCACCGACTTCGCGCAGGACGCACTCGGAGATGTTGTCTACGCCCAGCTGCCGGAAGCGGGTACTAAAGTCACCGCTAACGAAGTCGTTGGCGAAGTCGAATCCACCAAGAGCGTCAGCGATATCTATGCTCCGGTGAGCGGCGAAGTGGTCGCACGCAACGAATCCCTCGATACCGATTCGGCCTTGATCAACTCCGATCCGTACGGCGACGGCTGGCTGATCGAGATCCGGCTTGCCGAAGCAGACGCTGTGGAATCCTTGCTCAGTGCATCCGAGTACGAACAGCAGGTAGGCTGAAGCTACCGGGTTCATCCGGTCCGGCCAGCGGGCGTCTTCGCACGTCAGCGGCCGGATCGGTGCCCGGCAACGGATCCGCGAGGCGGGTCCGTCAGGGCAAATGTTGATTGCAGGCCTGAGAGCTGCAGCGAAAGAGGAGGAATCCATGGTTGGCCACGAACAGGTCCCTGCCGAAGGCGAGCACGGCACAGGTGCAGCCAGGGCTTCGGAGACCACCTCGATCCATCTCACCCCCGTCACGGACGAGCCCACGATCGCCCCCAAGCTGTCCATGGACGAGCGTTCATCCGTGGAGGCACTGCCGGCCGGTTCCGCGCTCCTGGTTGCCCACAGCGGCCCGAACGCGGGTGCCCGCTTCCTGCTTGACACGGACACCACCACGGCCGGCCGTCATCCCGACGCGGACATCTTCCTGGATGACGTCACCGTATCGCGGCGCCACGTCGAGTTCCGCCGCACAGCGCGGAGCTTTGAAGTGGTGGATACCGGCAGCCTCAACGGCACGTACGTTAACCACGACCGCGTGGACAGTGTTGAGCTGAAGTCCGGAAACGAAGTCCAGATCGGCAAGTTCCGTCTTACCTTCTACCTGAGCCCTGCCCGCGCAGCAGGCCGCGCCTGATCCCGGGACACTTGCCTGTGGCAATGGCACAACCGGAACGCCGGGGGCCCCAAGTTCTGAACATCGGGGAAGTCCTCGCGCAGCTCAGCGGCGACTTTCCGGGTATGACCGCGTCGAAAATCAGATTCCTGGAGGAAAAAGGCCTGATTAATCCGCGCCGCACTCCGGCCGGATACCGGCAGTACTCGGACGGTGACGTCGAGCGTCTCCGTTTTGTGTTGGCGCTGCAGCGGGACCAGTACCTGCCACTGAAAGTCATCAAGGACTACCTTGATGCGATTGACAGGGGAGAACGGCCGGAGAACCTGCCGCCCGGCGTCGTGGTTTCCCCTCGGATCGTTTCGGATGAACTGGCCGTGGAGCTTCAGAACCGCGGCCGGAAATTCAGCGAGGAACAGCTGCGGACTGAATCCGGTGCCAGCATTCCGTTGCTTCAATCCCTGCTGAGCTTCGGACTGGTCAGCCACAGCAACGGCAAGTTCGACGAGCACGCCCTCCAGGTTGCCCGTGCCTGCGTGCAACTGGAGAGCCACGGCCTTGAACCGCGCCACCTGCGTCCGTTCCAGGCCGCTGCTGAACGTGAATTCGGGCTCGTGGAGCGGGCAGTTGCGCCGCTCGCGTCCCGGCGCGATTCCGCGTCACAGGCGCGGGCTGCGGAAGCCGCCCGCGAAATCAGCGACCTCTGCCTGGTCCTGCACCGGGCTCTGGTCCAGGACCGCATCTCACGTATGGACATCTGATGATCGAAGTGGAGATCGTCGGCGTTCGCATCGAACTGCCGTCCAACCAGCCGCTCGTCCTGCTGCGCGAGATCCACGGCGAACGCCACGTGCCCATCTGGATCGGGACTCCTGAGGCAAGTGCCATCGCCCTGGCCCAGCAAGGGGTAGTGCCTCCGCGCCCGATGACCCACGACCTCCTGGTGGACGTGGTGGAATCCCTGGGCCACTCGGTTGTCAGCGTCAACATTGTGGCCGTTGAGGACAACATTTTTTATGGCCAGCTCCAGTTCGACAACGGCACCACCGTGAGCTCACGCGCATCGGACGCCCTCGCGGTCGCGTTGCGGGCCAAGTGCCGGATCTGGTGTGCCGACTCCGTGATGGATGAAGCCGGCGTCCGCATCACCGAGCATGACGAGGGTGAAGACACTGACCCGGGCCCCACTGTGGACGAGGAGCGCGAACTGCGGCGGTTCCGTGAGTTCCTGGACGATGTTGAGCCGGAAGACTTCGACGGCTGAGGTCACGTTAAGGTTAAAGTTGAGCCTGAAAGTTCCGACACGCCTGCACCAAGAGACCTACATCTTTGACCTAGGGGCGCGGCGGGCCTAA
Proteins encoded:
- the gcvH gene encoding glycine cleavage system protein GcvH, with the translated sequence MSNIPEDLSYTAEHEWVSAPSADGVVRVGITDFAQDALGDVVYAQLPEAGTKVTANEVVGEVESTKSVSDIYAPVSGEVVARNESLDTDSALINSDPYGDGWLIEIRLAEADAVESLLSASEYEQQVG
- a CDS encoding FHA domain-containing protein; amino-acid sequence: MVGHEQVPAEGEHGTGAARASETTSIHLTPVTDEPTIAPKLSMDERSSVEALPAGSALLVAHSGPNAGARFLLDTDTTTAGRHPDADIFLDDVTVSRRHVEFRRTARSFEVVDTGSLNGTYVNHDRVDSVELKSGNEVQIGKFRLTFYLSPARAAGRA
- a CDS encoding MerR family transcriptional regulator, with the protein product MAQPERRGPQVLNIGEVLAQLSGDFPGMTASKIRFLEEKGLINPRRTPAGYRQYSDGDVERLRFVLALQRDQYLPLKVIKDYLDAIDRGERPENLPPGVVVSPRIVSDELAVELQNRGRKFSEEQLRTESGASIPLLQSLLSFGLVSHSNGKFDEHALQVARACVQLESHGLEPRHLRPFQAAAEREFGLVERAVAPLASRRDSASQARAAEAAREISDLCLVLHRALVQDRISRMDI
- a CDS encoding bifunctional nuclease family protein, whose product is MIEVEIVGVRIELPSNQPLVLLREIHGERHVPIWIGTPEASAIALAQQGVVPPRPMTHDLLVDVVESLGHSVVSVNIVAVEDNIFYGQLQFDNGTTVSSRASDALAVALRAKCRIWCADSVMDEAGVRITEHDEGEDTDPGPTVDEERELRRFREFLDDVEPEDFDG